The Nitrosopumilus cobalaminigenes genome contains a region encoding:
- a CDS encoding DUF47 domain-containing protein produces the protein MGQWLSWIKSNEKELLTILDNLAKKAVETSEAVVVLFEHLDNLEQVQKIHRLETEADVLTRDIFSELNKTFITPLDREDMQRIASKIDDVIDFMDGIAARVYSYKITTPPAYTQQMAEELVKATKEVQYMISKLQNMKNSKDMIEHCRNTGDIEHTVDDLYREAIKELFESDDAIKIIKLKDIYETMETASDRCVDVADVIEDIVLKYT, from the coding sequence ATGGGACAATGGTTATCTTGGATAAAATCCAATGAAAAAGAACTCTTAACAATTCTTGATAATTTAGCAAAAAAAGCAGTTGAAACCTCTGAGGCCGTAGTGGTTTTATTTGAACATCTTGATAATTTAGAACAAGTTCAAAAAATTCATCGACTTGAAACGGAGGCTGATGTTTTAACTAGAGACATATTTTCTGAACTAAATAAAACCTTCATCACTCCTCTGGATCGTGAGGATATGCAAAGAATTGCATCAAAAATAGATGATGTAATTGATTTCATGGATGGAATTGCAGCCAGAGTATACAGTTACAAAATCACTACTCCTCCAGCATACACTCAACAGATGGCTGAGGAATTGGTCAAAGCTACAAAAGAAGTACAATACATGATTTCAAAACTACAGAATATGAAAAATTCAAAAGATATGATTGAACATTGCAGAAATACTGGTGATATTGAGCATACTGTTGATGACTTGTATAGAGAAGCAATCAAAGAACTTTTTGAAAGTGATGATGCGATTAAAATCATCAAACTAAAAGATATCTACGAAACAATGGAGACAGCATCTGATAGATGTGTTGATGTTGCAGATGTCATCGAAGATATAGTTCTAAAATATACATGA
- a CDS encoding P-II family nitrogen regulator, whose translation MKLYNVKLLTITCEILAQENIIEILKKHEITGYTTYEVDGNGARGLRGQGLKTEKNVKVEVIMREEKLQDVVEEISRTLFANFAIVLYVSDVGVVRTEKF comes from the coding sequence GTGAAACTGTACAATGTTAAACTGCTTACAATAACTTGTGAGATTTTGGCACAAGAAAATATCATTGAGATTCTCAAAAAACATGAAATCACTGGATATACAACTTATGAAGTTGATGGCAATGGTGCACGTGGACTTCGTGGACAAGGTCTAAAAACTGAAAAAAATGTTAAAGTTGAAGTAATTATGCGTGAGGAAAAACTACAAGATGTTGTAGAAGAGATCTCAAGAACATTATTTGCAAACTTTGCAATAGTTCTCTATGTTAGTGATGTTGGCGTAGTACGAACTGAAAAGTTCTAA
- a CDS encoding sodium-dependent bicarbonate transport family permease, translating into MDILQLIQANLLTPIILFFLFGIIAARIKSDLKIPEAISEFLPIYLLAAIGLHGGIEMRNTGFENMLIPMLVAIGLSLLFTLNHYQILRRLGKFNLFDSYALASTYGAVGAVHFSVGLSFLKNQGVSSEGYIAAILAVLEPLAFILAIFMTNMAVAKQIRQKKQSFSDDNSTDIDVGFNQTKIKLSKVLRESITGKAIVILLGSIVIGYIIGEEGFEPIKIVFDDMFTGAIVIFMIEMGIIAGQRLDDIKKVGIFLTSFAIIMPLFNGIVGVLVSTALGLSVGGAVMFGLLMASASFIAAPAVLRHAIPEAKPSLYITSALGITFPFNIIVTLPILFTISTLVHSGDGTIDLFNYITEGFL; encoded by the coding sequence ATGGACATTTTACAATTAATTCAGGCAAATCTACTAACGCCAATAATTCTATTTTTTCTATTTGGAATAATTGCAGCTAGAATAAAATCTGATTTGAAAATCCCTGAAGCTATTTCTGAATTCTTACCTATCTATCTTCTTGCAGCTATTGGTTTGCATGGTGGAATCGAAATGCGTAACACTGGATTTGAAAACATGTTGATTCCAATGTTAGTTGCAATTGGTTTATCTTTGTTGTTTACATTAAATCATTATCAAATTCTAAGAAGACTAGGAAAATTCAATTTGTTTGATTCTTACGCTTTAGCATCTACTTATGGTGCGGTAGGTGCGGTTCATTTCTCTGTTGGTTTATCATTTTTAAAAAATCAGGGAGTTTCTTCAGAAGGATACATTGCAGCCATTCTTGCAGTGTTAGAACCTCTTGCCTTCATTTTAGCAATATTTATGACAAATATGGCAGTAGCAAAACAAATCCGTCAGAAAAAACAATCTTTCTCTGATGACAACTCAACTGATATTGATGTTGGATTTAACCAAACTAAGATAAAACTCTCAAAAGTATTACGTGAATCCATTACTGGAAAAGCAATTGTAATTTTACTTGGTAGTATTGTGATTGGTTACATAATTGGAGAAGAGGGTTTTGAACCAATCAAAATTGTATTTGACGATATGTTTACTGGAGCAATTGTAATTTTCATGATTGAAATGGGAATAATTGCTGGTCAACGACTTGATGATATCAAAAAAGTAGGCATTTTTCTTACCTCTTTTGCAATAATCATGCCATTATTCAATGGTATAGTTGGTGTTTTAGTTTCAACTGCATTGGGATTGAGCGTAGGTGGCGCAGTCATGTTTGGATTGTTAATGGCTAGTGCTTCCTTTATTGCAGCCCCTGCAGTTTTACGTCATGCAATTCCTGAAGCAAAACCAAGTCTATACATAACATCTGCCTTGGGAATAACATTCCCATTTAACATCATTGTCACATTGCCTATTCTGTTTACCATCTCCACACTTGTACATTCTGGAGATGGAACGATAGACTTATTCAATTACATTACTGAGGGATTCTTGTGA
- a CDS encoding beta-propeller domain-containing protein yields the protein MNSKITIPIVIAISVIVTAGIMFSLGFENQPQITQTTQTEIIYVDNTVSEFFEGTNDIKKISSQENLKEILETSSLLGGNFYDNRVFPRAFMAVDDMVMMESADSMMAVPTSGVSKFESGGSEYSTTNVQVQNVDEPDYLKNDSKYVYIVSQNTLSIIDAYPAESAELVLKIALDIESQYIQNMFLNDDKLVIFYNGQSDDEIIPQYDFIPRRSYSPVTHALIVDVSDKENPTILKDYSIDGHFMDARMIGDYAYFVTNSNLDHQYPRLPVIMEDSVRIMTPDAFYFDNVEQFSNFNTLTAIDIFGDKINSESFLMGYSGTFYVSEDNFYLTYQQNAPFGFYENSSRDRFFDVVVPLLPSNIQEQIKAIQNDSSINSTTQWMKISELMQESYNQMDKNEKEKLFEIIREALNEHDAKIQEETRKTIIHKISIDGDKIEYVAKGSVPGRLLNQFSMDENGDRFRVATTTEYYIQHQGTVRANAVYVLDEQLNIVGGLDEIAPDESIFSARFMDDRLYLVTFQQIDPFFVIDLSSDTPKILGELKIPGFSNYLHPYDEDHVIGFGRDTKEVDNGRVQQLGIKIALFNVADVKNPIVADDIIIGDSSTHSEALHNHKAFFFDKKSGVLSIPVSGDAENLNGISSSKMFAPDYNRWSGFYVFDLDTSEGFNLKGTVTHSAEDSRYYGMGNARTFYIDDILYTASEGFLKMNLMNNLEEINSIKLENTGKFIEYLDEEVIREAIPDGQ from the coding sequence ATGAATTCAAAAATAACAATACCAATTGTAATCGCCATTTCGGTAATAGTGACAGCAGGAATTATGTTCTCATTAGGATTTGAAAATCAGCCACAAATCACACAAACCACTCAAACTGAAATAATCTATGTAGATAACACAGTTTCAGAATTTTTTGAGGGAACAAATGATATTAAAAAAATATCATCACAAGAAAATCTAAAAGAAATTCTTGAGACATCATCATTGCTTGGAGGAAATTTCTACGACAACCGAGTATTTCCTAGAGCATTCATGGCAGTAGATGATATGGTTATGATGGAGAGTGCAGATTCAATGATGGCAGTTCCAACATCAGGGGTTTCTAAATTTGAATCAGGAGGATCCGAATATTCAACAACTAATGTTCAAGTTCAAAATGTAGATGAACCGGATTATCTAAAAAATGATTCAAAGTATGTTTACATTGTATCACAAAATACACTTTCAATTATTGATGCATATCCTGCAGAATCTGCAGAATTAGTTCTAAAAATTGCATTAGATATCGAATCTCAATACATTCAGAACATGTTCCTTAATGATGATAAATTAGTAATTTTTTACAACGGACAAAGTGATGACGAAATTATTCCACAGTATGACTTTATCCCAAGACGCTCATACAGTCCAGTTACACATGCATTAATTGTAGATGTATCAGATAAAGAAAATCCAACAATTCTCAAAGATTATTCAATTGATGGTCATTTCATGGATGCAAGAATGATTGGAGATTATGCATACTTTGTAACAAATAGCAATTTAGATCATCAATATCCAAGACTACCAGTAATCATGGAAGATTCAGTTAGAATCATGACACCAGACGCATTTTACTTTGATAATGTTGAACAATTTTCAAACTTTAACACACTAACTGCAATTGATATTTTTGGAGACAAAATAAATTCAGAATCATTCCTAATGGGATATTCAGGAACATTCTATGTTTCAGAAGATAATTTCTACTTGACATACCAACAAAATGCACCATTTGGATTTTATGAAAACTCATCACGAGATAGATTCTTTGATGTTGTAGTTCCACTATTACCAAGTAACATTCAAGAACAAATCAAAGCAATACAAAATGATTCTTCAATTAATTCTACAACTCAATGGATGAAAATTTCAGAATTGATGCAAGAATCATATAATCAAATGGATAAAAATGAAAAAGAAAAATTATTTGAAATAATTAGAGAAGCATTAAATGAACATGATGCCAAAATTCAAGAAGAGACAAGAAAAACAATCATTCATAAAATTTCAATTGATGGGGATAAAATAGAATACGTTGCAAAAGGTTCAGTTCCAGGTAGATTACTAAATCAATTCTCCATGGATGAAAACGGAGACAGATTTAGAGTTGCAACAACTACGGAATATTATATTCAACATCAAGGCACTGTAAGAGCTAATGCTGTCTATGTTCTTGATGAGCAACTAAACATTGTAGGAGGATTAGATGAAATCGCCCCAGATGAGAGTATTTTCTCAGCACGATTTATGGATGATAGACTATACTTGGTAACATTCCAACAAATTGACCCATTCTTTGTAATTGACTTGTCCTCAGACACTCCAAAAATCCTAGGAGAACTAAAGATACCAGGATTTTCAAATTATTTGCACCCATACGATGAAGACCATGTTATTGGCTTTGGTAGAGATACAAAAGAAGTAGATAATGGGAGAGTCCAACAACTAGGAATCAAAATAGCATTGTTTAACGTGGCAGATGTAAAGAATCCTATAGTTGCAGATGACATCATAATTGGAGATAGTTCAACACATTCAGAAGCATTGCATAATCACAAGGCATTCTTCTTTGATAAGAAAAGTGGAGTGTTATCGATTCCAGTAAGTGGAGATGCTGAAAATCTAAATGGAATTTCAAGTTCCAAGATGTTTGCACCAGATTACAATCGATGGAGTGGATTCTATGTATTTGACTTGGATACATCTGAAGGATTTAATCTCAAAGGAACAGTAACCCATTCAGCTGAAGATTCACGCTATTACGGAATGGGCAATGCAAGGACTTTCTATATTGATGATATATTGTATACTGCATCTGAAGGATTTTTGAAGATGAACCTTATGAATAATTTGGAAGAAATCAATTCAATAAAACTTGAAAACACTGGAAAATTTATCGAGTACCTTGATGAAGAAGTAATTCGTGAAGCTATACCAGATGGACAATAG
- a CDS encoding inorganic phosphate transporter, with protein MLEVAIGAIIVALIFDFVNGFNDSANSVATVIGTRVLKPIHAVGLSAAMNFIGPFVFGVAVAATIAKGIVSPDDITVYMIVGGLAGAIGWSTLCTYFGLPISNSHSLVGGIMGAGIAGLGFEKLVYGGLTKVFAGIVIAPIGGIIFGLLVTTLIITIFASRKPGPVNKTFGRLQIISSAWFALTHGANDGQKTMGIIVLILFSAGLVPDLEMPLWVIFAAATAMGLGTFFGGYKVIKTLGVKITRLKPYQGFAAETSGGLMLAIFAVFGIPASTTHAITGTIMGSGAARRKRAVRWKVSRQIVFSWIITIPGAAAMGIGFTYLIHLFV; from the coding sequence ATGTTAGAAGTAGCAATAGGTGCCATTATTGTAGCATTAATCTTTGATTTTGTAAATGGATTTAATGATTCTGCAAATTCTGTTGCTACTGTAATTGGAACACGTGTTCTAAAACCAATACATGCTGTAGGTCTATCTGCAGCAATGAATTTCATTGGCCCATTCGTTTTCGGTGTTGCTGTAGCAGCAACTATTGCAAAAGGAATTGTCAGTCCTGATGATATTACAGTGTATATGATTGTAGGTGGTCTGGCAGGTGCAATTGGATGGAGTACTTTGTGTACCTATTTTGGATTACCAATTTCAAACAGTCATTCTTTAGTTGGAGGAATAATGGGTGCTGGTATTGCAGGATTAGGATTTGAAAAATTAGTATATGGTGGTTTAACCAAAGTTTTTGCAGGAATAGTTATTGCTCCAATTGGTGGAATTATTTTTGGTCTTCTAGTAACAACTTTGATTATTACAATATTTGCAAGTCGTAAACCTGGACCTGTAAACAAAACATTTGGTAGATTACAAATTATTTCATCAGCTTGGTTTGCCTTAACTCATGGTGCAAATGATGGACAAAAAACAATGGGAATTATCGTTTTGATTTTGTTTTCAGCAGGATTGGTTCCAGATCTTGAAATGCCCCTATGGGTAATCTTTGCAGCCGCAACTGCCATGGGTCTTGGTACTTTCTTTGGTGGTTACAAAGTTATCAAAACTCTTGGAGTTAAAATCACAAGACTCAAACCATATCAAGGATTTGCTGCTGAAACAAGTGGTGGATTGATGTTGGCAATATTTGCAGTATTTGGCATTCCTGCAAGTACTACGCACGCAATTACAGGCACCATTATGGGCTCAGGTGCTGCAAGAAGAAAACGTGCTGTTCGCTGGAAAGTTAGTCGACAAATCGTATTTTCATGGATAATCACAATCCCCGGTGCAGCCGCTATGGGCATTGGTTTTACTTATCTGATTCATCTGTTTGTTTAA
- a CDS encoding PRC-barrel domain-containing protein produces MSVKLEGMPNNLATADTFTGKKVIDREGIRYGKVKHIHINQDTLAVNGVTIHQGFRRDYFLSDDYIDKFSEETLLLSRPPVRIGIPVTDIDSHKIGKVKRLHRNSETDELETIEVSDGLMHSKTLSKSEIWGVGEKVILRMTKEEFKKLE; encoded by the coding sequence ATGTCCGTAAAACTTGAAGGAATGCCAAACAATTTGGCAACTGCAGATACATTTACTGGAAAAAAAGTCATTGACAGAGAAGGAATCCGATATGGTAAAGTCAAACACATTCACATTAACCAAGATACCTTGGCTGTAAATGGCGTAACAATTCATCAAGGATTTAGAAGAGACTATTTTCTATCTGATGACTATATTGACAAGTTTTCAGAAGAAACTTTGCTTCTTAGTAGACCTCCGGTAAGAATTGGAATTCCTGTAACTGATATTGACAGCCATAAAATTGGTAAAGTAAAACGATTGCACAGAAATTCTGAAACTGACGAATTGGAAACAATTGAGGTCAGTGATGGTTTAATGCATTCTAAAACCTTATCCAAATCTGAAATTTGGGGAGTGGGAGAAAAAGTCATTCTGAGAATGACTAAAGAAGAATTCAAGAAACTTGAATAA
- a CDS encoding ArsR/SmtB family transcription factor yields MSTDELPNDEQTENFKILATDDEKIKSFGEIFTNDSSREILQLLFNEELTATQIAQKSGVSLQLVKYHLNKLQDLGVVKISKIEKNSKSQDMKIYTASKFSIVIVPPKLSEKTKESKLLVRSFRHIYKIAGLGIATGLSGLFSLSQINQEKQIPITETMSNRGVSSIEESQKSVPSQFLAADELVASPTASAPMVAESDPQMALDAFESHEEESLKITENVLSSNELITTDLFFPFVIITSVLGGLTIYYLYKFFKKPN; encoded by the coding sequence TTGTCTACTGATGAATTACCAAATGATGAACAAACTGAAAATTTCAAAATCCTTGCAACTGATGATGAAAAAATAAAGTCATTTGGAGAGATTTTTACTAATGATTCTAGTCGTGAAATTCTCCAATTATTGTTTAATGAGGAGTTAACAGCTACTCAAATTGCTCAAAAAAGTGGAGTGTCTCTTCAATTAGTCAAATACCATCTTAACAAACTACAAGATCTTGGTGTTGTAAAAATATCAAAGATAGAAAAAAATTCAAAATCTCAGGATATGAAAATTTACACAGCTTCAAAGTTTAGTATTGTTATTGTTCCTCCTAAACTTTCTGAAAAAACTAAAGAAAGCAAACTTTTAGTTCGTTCTTTTAGACACATCTACAAAATTGCAGGTCTAGGAATTGCAACAGGTCTTTCAGGATTATTTTCATTATCTCAAATTAATCAAGAAAAACAAATTCCGATAACTGAGACCATGTCAAATAGAGGTGTCTCATCTATTGAGGAATCTCAAAAGTCTGTACCGTCTCAGTTCCTTGCTGCTGATGAATTAGTTGCGTCACCTACTGCATCTGCTCCGATGGTTGCTGAATCTGATCCTCAAATGGCTTTGGATGCCTTTGAAAGTCATGAAGAGGAATCTTTGAAAATTACTGAGAATGTGTTATCTTCAAATGAATTAATTACAACTGATCTATTCTTCCCCTTTGTAATTATTACTTCTGTTCTTGGTGGGTTAACTATTTACTATTTGTATAAATTTTTTAAAAAACCAAATTAA
- a CDS encoding nitroreductase/quinone reductase family protein, whose amino-acid sequence MEIKEERFRPILTTKGRKTGKEHSVMLRAVNYNGKIYFSRHKPDGDWFQNALSNSDVKIEYNEKIFTGKAQLVQDEELDKKISLLKYPGEERANEKRVTIEVTLN is encoded by the coding sequence ATGGAAATTAAGGAAGAGCGCTTCAGGCCAATCCTAACAACAAAGGGCAGGAAAACAGGAAAAGAACATTCAGTGATGCTCAGAGCAGTGAATTATAATGGTAAAATCTATTTTTCAAGACACAAACCAGATGGAGATTGGTTTCAGAATGCATTATCAAATTCGGATGTAAAAATTGAATATAATGAGAAAATATTCACAGGTAAAGCTCAACTAGTTCAAGATGAAGAACTTGATAAAAAAATTTCATTGTTAAAATATCCAGGTGAAGAAAGAGCCAATGAGAAAAGAGTTACCATAGAAGTAACGTTGAATTAA
- a CDS encoding ATP-binding cassette domain-containing protein — protein sequence MYSIETKSLTKSFGDVIAVNDISFTVEKGEIFGFLGPNGAGKSTTMMILTTLLKPTSGEALISGFDVTANPKQVRENIGYVQQESTVDEYLTGRENLILQAKLNHIPKNEIKKRIDDVLELIELVDKQDQAVVTYSGGMRKRLDIAGGLLHRPKVLFLDEPTVGLDIQTRRKIWEYIKKIHTEFDMTIFVSTHYMEEADQLCDRVGIIDGGKIQVIDSPQKMKNAMGNEVISIVIDEGENRNSFLTEIKKIEFITKINEDGSKLTLFASNGTEVIPKIFQISAELGIKIKSISLTQPTLDDVFISYTGHEIKGDESGFNRKREHAKMKRLRA from the coding sequence TTGTATTCCATTGAGACTAAATCTCTAACAAAATCATTTGGAGATGTAATTGCAGTAAATGATATTTCTTTCACTGTAGAAAAGGGTGAGATTTTTGGTTTCTTAGGACCAAATGGTGCTGGTAAAAGTACTACTATGATGATTCTTACTACTTTACTAAAACCAACATCTGGCGAAGCTTTAATCTCTGGATTTGATGTAACTGCAAATCCTAAACAAGTTAGAGAAAATATTGGATATGTTCAACAAGAATCCACAGTTGATGAATATCTAACTGGACGAGAAAATCTAATACTCCAAGCAAAATTAAACCATATTCCAAAAAATGAAATAAAAAAAAGAATTGATGATGTTTTAGAATTAATTGAACTAGTTGACAAACAAGACCAGGCTGTTGTCACCTATTCAGGTGGAATGAGGAAAAGATTGGATATTGCAGGTGGATTACTTCACCGGCCCAAAGTTTTGTTCCTTGATGAGCCTACAGTGGGATTAGATATCCAAACTCGGAGAAAAATCTGGGAGTATATCAAAAAAATTCACACTGAATTTGACATGACTATTTTTGTCTCAACACATTACATGGAGGAGGCAGATCAATTATGTGACAGGGTAGGAATTATTGATGGTGGCAAAATTCAAGTGATTGATTCTCCACAAAAGATGAAAAACGCAATGGGAAATGAAGTGATTTCTATTGTTATTGATGAAGGTGAAAATAGAAACTCTTTCTTGACTGAGATTAAAAAAATTGAATTTATAACAAAAATTAATGAAGATGGTTCTAAACTAACTTTGTTTGCATCAAATGGTACTGAAGTAATTCCAAAAATATTTCAAATATCTGCAGAACTTGGAATTAAAATTAAATCAATTTCATTAACCCAACCCACGCTCGATGATGTTTTCATTTCTTATACTGGACATGAGATTAAAGGGGATGAATCTGGATTTAATCGAAAACGTGAACATGCAAAGATGAAGAGGTTGAGAGCATGA
- a CDS encoding 6-bladed beta-propeller: MLKLSITIMTISVLLLATSFSQTSFGFGDYDYLTEWGSFGIVDAGHFSHPQFIAVGEDGSIYVSDLGNKRVQKFTSEGQYLTEWGKSGKLAGEFHYPSGIAVSGDSVFVADRDLNRIQKFTTDGEFVSQWGGKGIYEGQFYFPNGIAVNNGTVYVVDTGNQRIQTFTTDGDFISSFGSSGLSEGHFLTAVGIDIDDNGNVYITDKGNSKVEKFDAAGNFLQSLSFHSSNYAFTPEAIAVDPTGGMFIVNSANDRILHLSQDSGLKLNIFDQVGPYTDSFEIITDIAIGINGELLVVDSAKHNIKSFETSFYTEPVIVDFVPTVEVVEGIIDDKTKPVIVAPISLEVEAADYLTMVSYGNATATDENGIKALINNAPDAFTPGVTTIIWIAFDPVGYSSSAYQTITVNTCGQAYSDYNLIEGTEGDDVIQGTDGNDLIFGLAGNDLISGGLGDDCIFGGHGDDIVSGGDGDDTIRGNSGHDVLKGQSGIDVIYANSGSDVIDGGANSDRCYIDSEKDLLLNCE; encoded by the coding sequence TTGTTGAAACTCTCAATTACAATTATGACTATTTCTGTTCTTTTGTTAGCCACATCATTTAGTCAAACTTCATTTGGATTTGGAGATTATGATTATCTAACAGAATGGGGCTCCTTTGGAATTGTAGATGCTGGACATTTCTCACATCCTCAATTCATTGCAGTTGGTGAAGATGGTAGTATCTATGTAAGTGATTTAGGTAACAAACGTGTTCAAAAATTCACAAGTGAAGGACAATATCTAACAGAATGGGGAAAAAGTGGTAAACTTGCAGGAGAATTCCACTATCCGTCTGGAATTGCAGTATCTGGGGATTCTGTTTTTGTAGCTGACCGTGATCTTAATCGAATTCAAAAATTTACCACTGATGGAGAATTTGTTTCTCAATGGGGTGGAAAAGGAATCTATGAAGGACAATTTTATTTTCCAAATGGAATTGCAGTAAATAATGGAACTGTATATGTTGTAGATACAGGTAACCAAAGAATTCAAACATTTACAACCGATGGTGATTTTATCTCTTCATTTGGCTCTAGTGGATTAAGTGAGGGTCATTTCTTGACTGCAGTTGGAATTGATATTGATGATAATGGCAATGTCTACATTACTGATAAAGGAAATAGCAAAGTTGAAAAATTTGATGCAGCAGGAAATTTCTTACAGTCATTATCATTCCACTCTTCAAATTATGCCTTTACTCCTGAAGCAATTGCAGTTGATCCAACTGGAGGAATGTTTATTGTAAATTCTGCAAATGATAGAATTCTGCATTTGTCCCAAGATTCTGGTTTGAAATTAAATATTTTTGATCAGGTGGGACCATACACTGATTCATTTGAAATAATTACTGATATTGCAATTGGAATCAATGGTGAATTACTAGTTGTGGACTCTGCAAAACATAACATCAAATCATTTGAGACTTCCTTTTACACCGAACCAGTAATTGTTGATTTTGTTCCAACTGTGGAAGTAGTTGAGGGAATAATTGACGACAAGACAAAACCTGTCATCGTTGCCCCTATCTCATTAGAAGTTGAAGCCGCTGATTATCTAACTATGGTATCATATGGAAATGCCACTGCTACTGATGAAAATGGAATAAAAGCTCTAATCAATAATGCACCTGATGCATTTACTCCTGGTGTTACTACTATCATTTGGATAGCTTTTGATCCAGTTGGTTATTCTTCAAGTGCTTATCAAACAATTACTGTAAACACCTGTGGGCAAGCATATTCTGATTATAATCTCATTGAAGGAACTGAAGGTGACGATGTTATCCAAGGAACTGATGGAAATGATTTGATCTTTGGATTGGCAGGAAATGATCTAATCTCTGGAGGATTGGGAGATGACTGCATATTTGGTGGTCATGGTGATGATATTGTGTCTGGCGGAGATGGAGATGATACTATTAGGGGAAATTCTGGCCATGATGTGTTGAAGGGTCAGTCAGGAATTGATGTAATTTATGCCAATTCTGGTTCTGACGTTATTGATGGCGGTGCAAATTCTGATAGATGTTACATTGATTCAGAAAAAGATCTTTTGTTGAATTGTGAATAA
- a CDS encoding ArsR/SmtB family transcription factor, whose product MNGVSLLKCICDETRFEILELLQKNKELCVNDFVEKLEKDQPLVSHHLKTLKKCGIVRSRDEGKKAMYTISNNQLSELISTVTKTSKKIPILCSDDKCC is encoded by the coding sequence ATGAATGGGGTCAGCCTTCTAAAATGTATTTGTGATGAAACTCGTTTTGAAATTTTAGAATTGCTACAAAAAAACAAAGAGTTGTGTGTGAATGATTTTGTAGAGAAATTAGAAAAAGATCAGCCATTAGTTTCACATCATCTAAAGACACTAAAAAAATGTGGAATAGTCAGATCAAGGGATGAAGGTAAAAAAGCAATGTATACAATTTCAAATAATCAACTATCAGAATTGATTTCAACGGTTACAAAAACAAGTAAAAAGATTCCAATTTTATGTTCAGATGACAAATGTTGTTAG
- a CDS encoding ABC transporter permease translates to MNTVLYDTYTIFWRELKRYKKSRSGVLIRLIQPAIWIIVIGNTFSGTQPLIQSVGFEGEYIEFMAPGVIILTAIFTSIFGGVNTLWDRRYGFMNKALSSPISRSAIALGKMAAISLIAALQASLILGIALAIGVNFPNPIMIAPIMAIVILFSLGFSGISVMIAATAKSQETFWGMINFLGMPLFMLSPALFPLELLPDWLAVIAKLNPVTYTVLLVRELMTGVSEGGIPIILSLGILVAFVVAMIALASYVFTREVNKPF, encoded by the coding sequence ATGAATACTGTTCTTTATGATACATATACAATTTTTTGGAGAGAACTTAAGAGATACAAAAAATCTCGCAGTGGTGTCTTAATTAGATTAATTCAACCTGCAATTTGGATTATAGTAATTGGAAATACTTTTTCTGGAACTCAACCATTAATTCAATCAGTTGGGTTTGAAGGTGAGTATATTGAATTTATGGCACCTGGTGTCATAATTCTCACTGCAATTTTTACAAGTATTTTTGGCGGTGTGAATACTTTGTGGGATCGACGGTATGGCTTTATGAACAAAGCTTTGTCTTCTCCTATTTCGCGTTCTGCAATTGCATTAGGAAAGATGGCAGCAATTTCATTAATTGCAGCGTTACAAGCTAGCTTGATTTTAGGAATTGCTCTAGCTATTGGTGTTAACTTTCCAAATCCTATAATGATTGCACCAATTATGGCAATTGTCATTTTGTTTTCATTGGGATTCTCTGGAATTTCAGTAATGATTGCCGCAACTGCAAAGTCTCAAGAAACTTTTTGGGGCATGATTAATTTCCTTGGGATGCCGTTGTTTATGCTCAGTCCTGCATTATTCCCATTAGAGTTACTTCCAGATTGGCTTGCCGTGATTGCAAAACTAAATCCTGTCACTTACACCGTCTTGTTGGTTAGAGAGTTAATGACAGGTGTTTCAGAAGGTGGAATCCCCATTATTTTGAGCCTAGGAATTTTAGTAGCCTTTGTAGTTGCAATGATTGCACTTGCAAGCTATGTGTTTACACGTGAAGTAAACAAACCATTTTGA